One window of the Epinephelus moara isolate mb chromosome 24, YSFRI_EMoa_1.0, whole genome shotgun sequence genome contains the following:
- the amigo3 gene encoding amphoterin-induced protein 3 has product MLNVAGSTGFLQGVVAAAVTAASPSWWSVVVLLVCLQLPQLSRVQATICLSQGSSQAGGCVCASDILSCTALSLDQVPREMPVSTVTLDLSHNSIVQLDGGSFEGLYRLETLRLAHNQLTTIHPGAFRNTSGTLLRHLDLSSNQLRVLGQHYFLELPGLEELLLFNNRIVRVESRALAGLSSLRKAYLSHNRLTDFPFFSIQEHSHPHLSLLDLSSNRLPKLPLEDISNLPISVQRGLYLHNNSLVCECSMYGLFRHWEQRDFASVTDFRKEYTCLVYGIQRGTVRFFQHDRFFEKCNLTAMSLALREQNSSVSVKAGSPVLLHCVTTLTGHHVTFLWVSPNQEYVAPPGNNGSLKMFANGSLEIVAARAADAGIYWCMSLDQQQQRNETREVNVTVLPHHDEPHESFNTGFTTLLGCVVSLVLVLMYLYLTPCRCPPCPKVLTTATATPSQGNEAGVGSAQSSILTPTPPATTEGPGRKVSTNKHVVFLEPIREQQNGRLRAGPAGHLGPGLLLEAEQHSKLHNQSQQRAGETDSIMSMFSDTPIMLP; this is encoded by the coding sequence ATGCTGAATGTTGCTGGGAGCACTGGTTTTCTGCAGGGTGTGGTGGCAGCAGCGGTTACAGCAGCGTCACCGTCATGGTGGTCTGTTGTTGTCTTGTTAGTTTGTCTCCAGCTCCCCCAGCTGAGCCGCGTCCAGGCCACCATCTGCCTGTCTCAGGGCTCCTCCCAGGCCGGCGGATGCGTCTGTGCCTCAGACATCCTCAGCTGCACCGCCCTGAGTCTGGACCAGGTCCCCAGAGAGATGCCCGTCTCCACCGTCACTCTGGATCTCAGCCACAACAGCATCGTGCAGCTGGACGGGGGCAGCTTTGAAGGACTTTACCGATTGGAGACATTACGGTTAGCGCACAACCAGCTGACCACTATTCACCCGGGGGCGTTTCGAAACACCTCCGGGACTCTGCTCCGACATCTGGACCTGTCGTCCAATCAGCTTCGTGTTTTGGGGCAGCACTACTTCCTGGAATTGCCTGGATTGGAGGAACTGCTGCTGTTTAACAACCGTATTGTCCGTGTGGAGAGCAGAGCTCTGGCCGGGCTGAGCAGCCTCCGCAAGGCCTACCTCAGTCACAACCGCCTCACTGACTTCCCCTTCTTCTCCATCCAGGAGCACAGCCACCCTCACCTGTCCCTGCTGGACCTGTCCTCCAACCGCCTGCCCAAACTGCCCCTGGAGGACATATCAAACTTACCCATCTCAGTGCAGAGAGGACTCTACCTTCACAACAACTCCCTGGTGTGTGAGTGCTCCATGTACGGACTGTTCCGGCACTGGGAACAGAGAGACTTTGCCTCTGTGACAGACTTCAGAAAAGAGTACACCTGTCTGGTCTACGGGATCCAGAGAGGCACCGTACGCTTCTTCCAGCACGACCGCTTCTTTGAGAAATGCAACCTGACTGCGATGAGTCTCGCGCTCAGAGAGCAGAACAGCAGTGTTTCAGTGAAGGCAGGGAGTCCAGTGCTGCTGCACTGCGTGACCACGCTCACCGGACATCATGTGACCTTTCTGTGGGTGTCACCCAATCAGGAGTACGTGGCACCGCCGGGAAACAATGGGTCATTGAAAATGTTCGCCAACGGCAGCCTGGAGATCGTGGCGGCTCGAGCTGCAGATGCTGGGATCTACTGGTGCATGTCTCtggaccagcagcagcagcgcaaCGAGACGCGGGAGGTCAACGTGACGGTGTTGCCGCACCACGACGAGCCTCACGAGTCGTTCAACACCGGATTCACCACCCTGCTGGGCTGCGTGGTGAGCCTGGTGCTGGTCCTCATGTACCTGTACCTGACGCCCTGCCGCTGCCCTCCCTGCCCTAAAGTCCTGACCACAGCCACCGCCACCCCGAGCCAAGGGAACGAGGCCGGGGTGGGCAGCGCCCAGTCCTCCATCCTCACCCCCACCCCGCCGGCGACCACTGAGGGACCGGGCCGCAAGGTCAGTACCAACAAGCATGTGGTCTTTctggagccaatcagagagcagcagaacgGCAGACTCAGGGCGGGGCCAGCAGGACATTTGGGTCCAGGTTTATTACTAGAGGCAGAGCAGCACTCAAAGCTCCACAACCAGTCGCAACAGAGGGCAGGGGAGACAGACTCCATCATGTCCATGTTCTCAGACACTCCCATCatgttgccatag